One genomic region from Populus nigra chromosome 8, ddPopNigr1.1, whole genome shotgun sequence encodes:
- the LOC133700450 gene encoding uncharacterized protein LOC133700450 isoform X4, translating to MSEAMNYQTISSKDLARLVLAEGGWSNLLKRKFSNLWIWQLFLLAEGTDLVNMLPRLLSYGVHILILFLLFSTDISASKNADPALVNFLKVLLQSPIFPWDFRMLLHQRRQWRIHWFLGLLKLVDRI from the exons ATGAGTGAAGCAATGAATTATCAGACCATTTCTTCAAAGGATCTTGCCAGGTTGGTGCTGGCTGAAGGAGGCTGGTCAAACTTACTG AAAAGAAAGTTCAGCAATCTTTGGATCTGGCAGTTGTTTTTGTTGGCAGAGGG GACTGATCTGGTGAACATGCTGCCGAGGCTTTTATCTTATGGTGTTcatattctaattttatttttg CTGTTTTCCACAGATATTTCTGCAAGCAAAAATGCAGATCCAGCTCTTGTGAACTTTCTCAAG GTCCTTTTACAAAGTCCAATTTTTCCATGGGATTTCCGTATGTTGCTGCATCAGAGGAGGCAATGGAGAATTCATTGGTTTCTGGGTTTGCTGAAGCTTGTGGACAGGATTTAG
- the LOC133700450 gene encoding uncharacterized protein LOC133700450 isoform X1 — protein sequence MVVNSGWCRISSIDNSSSFPLVSSPPSEYSDHGSNNRMSEAMNYQTISSKDLARLVLAEGGWSNLLKRKFSNLWIWQLFLLAEGTDLVNMLPRLLSYGVHILILFLLFSTDISASKNADPALVNFLKVLLQSPIFPWDFRMLLHQRRQWRIHWFLGLLKLVDRI from the exons ATGGTGGTTAACAGTGGTTGGTGCCGCATCTCCTCCATCGACAACAGTTCCAGCTTTCCTCTGGTCTCCTCACCGCCATCAGAAt ATTCTGATCACGGGTCAAACAACAGAATGAGTGAAGCAATGAATTATCAGACCATTTCTTCAAAGGATCTTGCCAGGTTGGTGCTGGCTGAAGGAGGCTGGTCAAACTTACTG AAAAGAAAGTTCAGCAATCTTTGGATCTGGCAGTTGTTTTTGTTGGCAGAGGG GACTGATCTGGTGAACATGCTGCCGAGGCTTTTATCTTATGGTGTTcatattctaattttatttttg CTGTTTTCCACAGATATTTCTGCAAGCAAAAATGCAGATCCAGCTCTTGTGAACTTTCTCAAG GTCCTTTTACAAAGTCCAATTTTTCCATGGGATTTCCGTATGTTGCTGCATCAGAGGAGGCAATGGAGAATTCATTGGTTTCTGGGTTTGCTGAAGCTTGTGGACAGGATTTAG
- the LOC133700450 gene encoding uncharacterized protein LOC133700450 isoform X2, which yields MVVNSGWCRISSIDNSSSFPLVSSPPSEYSDHGSNNRMSEAMNYQTISSKDLARLVLAEGGWSNLLKRKFSNLWIWQLFLLAEGYFCKQKCRSSSCELSQGPFTKSNFSMGFPYVAASEEAMENSLVSGFAEACGQDLGISKWVDFFIA from the exons ATGGTGGTTAACAGTGGTTGGTGCCGCATCTCCTCCATCGACAACAGTTCCAGCTTTCCTCTGGTCTCCTCACCGCCATCAGAAt ATTCTGATCACGGGTCAAACAACAGAATGAGTGAAGCAATGAATTATCAGACCATTTCTTCAAAGGATCTTGCCAGGTTGGTGCTGGCTGAAGGAGGCTGGTCAAACTTACTG AAAAGAAAGTTCAGCAATCTTTGGATCTGGCAGTTGTTTTTGTTGGCAGAGGG ATATTTCTGCAAGCAAAAATGCAGATCCAGCTCTTGTGAACTTTCTCAAG GTCCTTTTACAAAGTCCAATTTTTCCATGGGATTTCCGTATGTTGCTGCATCAGAGGAGGCAATGGAGAATTCATTGGTTTCTGGGTTTGCTGAAGCTTGTGGACAGGATTTAGGAATCAGTAAgtgggttgatttttttattgcttga
- the LOC133700450 gene encoding uncharacterized protein LOC133700450 isoform X3 yields the protein MVVNSGWCRISSIDNSSSFPLVSSPPSEYSDHGSNNRMSEAMNYQTISSKDLARLVLAEGGWSNLLKRKFSNLWIWQLFLLAEGYFCKQKCRSSSCELSQGPFTKSNFSMGFPYVAASEEAMENSLVSGFAEACGQDLGINPF from the exons ATGGTGGTTAACAGTGGTTGGTGCCGCATCTCCTCCATCGACAACAGTTCCAGCTTTCCTCTGGTCTCCTCACCGCCATCAGAAt ATTCTGATCACGGGTCAAACAACAGAATGAGTGAAGCAATGAATTATCAGACCATTTCTTCAAAGGATCTTGCCAGGTTGGTGCTGGCTGAAGGAGGCTGGTCAAACTTACTG AAAAGAAAGTTCAGCAATCTTTGGATCTGGCAGTTGTTTTTGTTGGCAGAGGG ATATTTCTGCAAGCAAAAATGCAGATCCAGCTCTTGTGAACTTTCTCAAG GTCCTTTTACAAAGTCCAATTTTTCCATGGGATTTCCGTATGTTGCTGCATCAGAGGAGGCAATGGAGAATTCATTGGTTTCTGGGTTTGCTGAAGCTTGTGGACAGGATTTAGGAATCA ATCCTTTCTGA